The Candidatus Atribacteria bacterium ADurb.Bin276 DNA segment GCCAAGGATGTCCCGTTGAAAATTAAGTAGTTTTAAAAAGGTACCGACCAGCATCTGGTGAAATCGTTATTCAAGGTTGAGTTGGCTATAGTTTTTTTAGAGTTTTCAAAGTGACTTTATACTCCAGAAAAGGCACTGAATCCTCCATCAACTGGAACGACAATACCGGTAACAAAGCTGGAAGCGGGCGATAAAAGCCATAAAACAGTGCTTAAGAGATCTTCTGGAATACCAAACCGTCCGCAGGGTGTATGGGAAAGGATAGCTTCTCCTCGAGGAGCCAGAGTACCGTCTTCTTTATATAAAAGGTAGTAATTTTGATTGGTAACAAAAAAGCCAGGTGCCAAGGCATTTACCCTTACTTTCGGTGTATAGTTTTGAGCGATATGTACCGCCAGCCATTGGGTAAAGTTGCTCACTGCTGCTTTCGCTGCCGAATAGCCAATAGTGCGAGTTAAAGGTCGAAAAGAAGTCATAGAAGAGAAATTGATAATATTTCCACCATGGGGATTTTCAATCATCAATTGGGCGAAAACTTGGGACGGGATAATAGATCCCCCGAAGAGGTTCAGATTGACTACTTTTTGGAGGGCTTCCAGGGGAAGATCAAAAAAGGAACAGTCTGGAGAAACCGTGGCATCTTTCCTATTACCACCAGCAGCATTGAAAAGAGCATCGATTTTACCAAATTCTTGAATCACTTTTTGGGATACTTCTTGAATCTGCTGTTTATTCAAAGCGTCCATTGGATAACCGGTAACTTGGAGGTTTTCCTTTCGGAATTTATCAAGAACATCATCAAGAGGGGCAATATCGGTAAGTATTATCCTGG contains these protein-coding regions:
- a CDS encoding putative oxidoreductase → MESMVEKMFSVKDKVFFFTGGAGILASTLSYELGKLGARIILTDIAPLDDVLDKFRKENLQVTGYPMDALNKQQIQEVSQKVIQEFGKIDALFNAAGGNRKDATVSPDCSFFDLPLEALQKVVNLNLFGGSIIPSQVFAQLMIENPHGGNIINFSSMTSFRPLTRTIGYSAAKAAVSNFTQWLAVHIAQNYTPKVRVNALAPGFFVTNQNYYLLYKEDGTLAPRGEAILSHTPCGRFGIPEDLLSTVLWLLSPASSFVTGIVVPVDGGFSAFSGV